The Carnobacterium divergens genome includes a window with the following:
- the deoD gene encoding purine-nucleoside phosphorylase, with amino-acid sequence MSIHIEASQGQIAETVLLPGDPLRAKYIAETFLTDVEQYNRIRNMFGYTGLYKGERISVQGTGMGIPSMMIYADELMNSYNVQNLIRVGTAGGMQADVKVRDIVLGQGATTDSFINRQAFDGKVDFAPLANFDLLKTAYDISTQKGLSVKVGNILSADRFYNAELDKVKLADYGILAVEMEAAGLYTLAAKYNRKALAILTISDHIFTGEETSSDERERTFSDMMIVALETALRQK; translated from the coding sequence ATGAGTATTCATATTGAAGCGTCACAAGGACAAATTGCAGAAACAGTGTTATTACCAGGGGATCCATTACGTGCAAAATACATTGCAGAAACTTTTTTAACAGATGTAGAGCAATACAACCGCATTAGAAATATGTTTGGTTACACAGGCTTATACAAAGGCGAACGTATTTCTGTTCAAGGTACGGGGATGGGCATTCCGTCGATGATGATTTATGCGGATGAGCTAATGAATAGTTACAATGTTCAAAATCTAATCCGTGTAGGCACGGCTGGTGGAATGCAAGCAGACGTTAAAGTACGAGATATCGTTTTAGGACAAGGGGCAACAACGGATTCTTTTATTAACCGTCAAGCATTTGATGGGAAAGTAGATTTTGCACCCTTGGCTAATTTTGATCTTTTAAAAACAGCTTATGATATTAGTACGCAAAAAGGTCTATCGGTTAAAGTAGGGAATATTTTATCAGCCGATCGCTTCTATAACGCTGAACTTGATAAAGTAAAATTAGCGGATTACGGCATTTTGGCTGTTGAAATGGAAGCAGCAGGGTTATATACTTTAGCAGCAAAATACAACCGCAAAGCGTTAGCGATTCTAACAATTAGTGACCATATTTTCACAGGTGAAGAAACTTCTTCAGACGAGCGTGAACGTACATTTAGTGACATGATGATCGTAGCATTGGAAACAGCTCTTAGACAAAAATAA
- a CDS encoding YozE family protein, giving the protein MRQSFFHFLMTERDPHKNDEVTKFANDVYLDVSFPKQSENYQEVSDYLEFYGDYLSSMSIFDHAWERYLERNQTLSSSN; this is encoded by the coding sequence ATGAGGCAGTCTTTCTTTCACTTTTTAATGACCGAACGAGATCCTCATAAAAATGACGAAGTCACAAAGTTTGCAAATGATGTTTACCTGGATGTCAGCTTTCCAAAACAATCAGAAAATTATCAAGAAGTAAGTGATTATTTAGAGTTTTATGGGGACTATTTAAGTTCAATGAGTATTTTTGACCACGCGTGGGAGCGATATCTTGAACGAAATCAAACATTAAGCAGTTCAAATTAG
- the msrA gene encoding peptide-methionine (S)-S-oxide reductase MsrA, whose amino-acid sequence MKETAIFAGGCFWCMVAPFDQMKGIEKVISGYTGGHVENPTYEEVLTKTTGHTEAVEITFDTSLISYEELVAIYWNQTDPTDAMGQFQDRGDNYRPVIFVKDESQRKIAEASKQQLIKSKVYSKPIVTQIQLAMPFYPAEEEHQGFYQKNPERYQAEQEERKRYQSKELN is encoded by the coding sequence ATGAAGGAAACAGCGATTTTTGCTGGGGGCTGCTTTTGGTGCATGGTAGCGCCTTTTGATCAGATGAAAGGAATTGAAAAAGTCATTTCGGGGTATACCGGTGGACATGTTGAAAATCCTACCTATGAGGAAGTTTTAACAAAAACAACTGGGCATACCGAAGCAGTTGAAATTACGTTTGATACATCCCTTATTAGTTATGAAGAGTTAGTGGCTATTTATTGGAATCAAACCGATCCTACAGATGCAATGGGACAATTTCAAGATCGTGGAGATAATTACCGACCTGTTATTTTTGTTAAGGATGAGTCCCAACGGAAAATAGCCGAGGCTTCAAAGCAACAATTAATCAAAAGTAAAGTCTATTCAAAGCCGATTGTAACGCAAATTCAATTGGCGATGCCTTTTTATCCTGCAGAAGAAGAACATCAAGGTTTTTATCAAAAAAATCCAGAGCGTTATCAGGCAGAACAAGAAGAACGCAAACGTTATCAATCAAAGGAGCTGAATTAA
- a CDS encoding YpmS family protein, producing the protein MVEETKQRKQFKRPNNPWKWSFLILVAVLLGFGIWGGTKIFVPVNTVAEQKKAQKTEDVSFEVSTHKKEVNEIVAHGIDRFIKKGDIQYQLVFNEQAEVIGTFKLFNHDVHFYLYLDPFVMENGNVQLKATNISIGKLNLPIGYVMNLIAKQYNLPKWVQIDSKKQLIVLNLDEYKLENGLKIKAKKFDLKNDDIRFSVYLPLEELVKK; encoded by the coding sequence ATGGTAGAAGAAACCAAACAAAGAAAGCAATTCAAGCGTCCTAATAATCCATGGAAATGGTCATTTTTAATTTTAGTAGCTGTATTATTAGGATTTGGTATTTGGGGTGGTACGAAGATTTTTGTGCCTGTTAATACGGTAGCTGAACAAAAAAAAGCACAGAAAACGGAAGATGTTTCTTTTGAAGTAAGTACTCATAAAAAAGAGGTTAATGAAATTGTCGCACATGGAATTGATCGTTTTATAAAAAAAGGAGATATCCAATATCAGTTAGTATTCAATGAACAAGCTGAAGTCATTGGCACCTTTAAACTCTTTAATCACGATGTTCATTTTTACCTCTATTTAGATCCTTTTGTAATGGAAAATGGCAACGTTCAGTTAAAAGCGACAAATATAAGCATCGGGAAATTGAATTTACCTATTGGTTATGTGATGAATTTAATTGCTAAACAATACAACTTACCTAAATGGGTACAAATCGATAGTAAAAAACAATTAATTGTTTTAAACTTGGATGAGTATAAGTTAGAAAATGGCTTGAAAATAAAAGCTAAAAAATTCGATTTAAAAAATGACGACATTCGTTTTAGTGTCTATTTGCCATTAGAAGAGCTTGTTAAGAAATAA
- a CDS encoding SGNH/GDSL hydrolase family protein: protein MKQLKSLVGIVLFLAIATFVVFQVLNFFSGNETATQKAVTKITKKVPKKDISIVAVGDSLTEGIGDGTATGGYVSRIADLYAKDKKINDITTANYGISGNTSTQILKRIQTKTDIQDSLKEADVIVLTFGGNDLMKVIKSQLLKVTEDSFTKPEAEYKERVKTIFSEIRNLNKHAPIYVYGIYNPFYLYFSDVPEMQAVVDSWNEATTSVVDEQNKAHFIPINDLLSKGNQVETTKKEEKASKNSDQTPEIVNDLLFEEDSFHPNDEGYDRMAKALYEKMQATKAEWLP from the coding sequence ATGAAACAGTTAAAATCACTAGTAGGAATAGTTCTTTTTTTGGCAATAGCCACATTTGTTGTGTTTCAAGTATTAAATTTTTTTAGTGGCAATGAGACAGCAACTCAAAAGGCAGTAACAAAGATCACAAAGAAAGTACCCAAAAAGGACATCTCCATTGTTGCAGTAGGCGATTCTTTAACAGAAGGCATTGGTGACGGGACTGCGACTGGGGGATACGTTTCACGAATAGCGGACTTATACGCAAAAGATAAAAAAATCAACGATATTACAACGGCTAACTATGGAATTTCAGGCAATACCAGCACTCAAATTCTAAAACGAATTCAAACGAAAACGGACATCCAAGATTCTCTGAAAGAAGCAGATGTCATCGTTTTGACTTTTGGTGGCAATGATTTAATGAAAGTGATTAAATCTCAACTACTAAAAGTAACAGAAGATAGTTTTACAAAGCCAGAAGCTGAATATAAAGAACGAGTAAAAACGATTTTTTCAGAAATACGAAATCTAAACAAACATGCACCAATTTATGTTTATGGCATTTACAATCCGTTTTATTTGTATTTTTCAGATGTTCCTGAAATGCAAGCAGTAGTAGATTCATGGAATGAGGCAACTACTTCTGTTGTTGATGAACAAAATAAAGCTCATTTCATTCCAATAAACGACTTGCTCTCTAAAGGAAATCAAGTGGAAACAACTAAAAAAGAAGAAAAAGCATCCAAAAATTCTGATCAAACTCCTGAAATAGTAAATGATTTATTATTTGAAGAAGACAGTTTCCATCCTAATGATGAAGGCTATGATCGGATGGCAAAAGCACTTTACGAAAAAATGCAAGCAACAAAAGCAGAGTGGCTCCCGTAA
- a CDS encoding DegV family protein: MKKFKIVTDSSAELGPDEIKELAIHVLPLTVMIDDVVYVDGVTLQKEEFMEKMQQAKALPKTSQPPIGQFVELYDELGKDGSEVISIHMTENLSGTVNTARQAAQLSTTEVTVIDSDFTDRGLSFQVIEAARMSLANADKEAILKRIDEVRANTKLYICVVTLENLVKGGRIGRLAGALSSFLNVKVMMEQVKGQLELRVRGRGMKPVNKWLVELQEKLKETPNIREVSFSYADDEEACEEIKNQFQAALPDVPMRVRLTSPIISTHAGKGAFAVMYYTD; encoded by the coding sequence ATGAAGAAATTTAAAATTGTAACAGATTCATCCGCTGAGTTAGGACCAGATGAAATTAAAGAATTAGCAATTCATGTTTTGCCTTTAACAGTGATGATTGATGACGTTGTATATGTTGACGGAGTCACATTGCAAAAAGAAGAATTTATGGAAAAAATGCAACAAGCCAAAGCCTTACCAAAAACAAGTCAACCGCCAATTGGGCAGTTTGTTGAATTGTATGATGAGTTAGGAAAAGATGGCAGTGAAGTTATTTCTATTCACATGACAGAAAATCTTAGTGGAACCGTTAATACCGCTCGTCAAGCAGCGCAATTATCGACAACAGAAGTTACGGTTATCGATAGTGATTTTACGGATCGCGGCTTGTCTTTCCAAGTAATTGAAGCAGCCAGAATGTCGTTAGCGAACGCCGATAAAGAAGCTATTTTAAAACGAATTGACGAAGTGAGAGCCAATACTAAATTATATATTTGTGTTGTGACATTAGAAAATCTTGTAAAAGGTGGTAGAATTGGTCGCCTGGCAGGAGCGTTGTCAAGCTTTTTAAATGTAAAAGTGATGATGGAGCAAGTAAAAGGACAATTAGAATTACGTGTTCGTGGACGCGGAATGAAACCAGTTAATAAATGGCTTGTTGAATTACAAGAGAAATTAAAAGAAACACCTAATATTCGTGAAGTATCTTTTTCATATGCAGACGATGAAGAGGCTTGCGAAGAAATTAAAAATCAATTTCAAGCAGCATTACCTGACGTACCAATGCGGGTTAGATTAACCAGCCCAATTATCTCAACACATGCTGGTAAAGGTGCTTTTGCAGTCATGTACTATACCGATTAG
- the trhA gene encoding PAQR family membrane homeostasis protein TrhA has product MKETTNTTQHFSKSYLIVNEVFNAITHGIGVGLSIAGLVLLLIKGTQNGSALEVVSYAIYGTTLILLYLASTLFHSLMFTKAKKIFQIFDHSSIYLLIAGTYTPYCLVTVGGPLGWSLFGVIWLMAILGVVYKCIWLGKYQNASTVIYIIMGWLCLIAMKPLYSGLGPIGFWLLVAGGVSFTVGALIYSMRSVRFMHVLWHLFVMLGTGFMYFSILLYA; this is encoded by the coding sequence TTGAAGGAAACAACAAACACAACACAACATTTTTCTAAAAGTTACTTAATTGTCAACGAAGTTTTCAATGCGATTACTCATGGGATCGGCGTTGGTTTAAGCATTGCTGGTTTAGTTTTATTATTAATCAAAGGAACCCAAAATGGTTCAGCACTAGAAGTTGTCTCTTACGCAATTTACGGCACAACCTTGATTTTACTTTACCTTGCTTCCACTCTTTTTCATAGCCTAATGTTCACAAAAGCAAAAAAGATTTTTCAAATTTTTGATCATAGCAGTATTTACCTTTTAATTGCTGGAACCTACACTCCTTACTGTTTGGTTACTGTTGGCGGTCCACTAGGTTGGTCATTGTTCGGTGTGATTTGGTTGATGGCTATTCTAGGGGTGGTTTACAAATGCATCTGGCTAGGAAAATATCAAAATGCATCAACGGTCATTTATATTATTATGGGATGGTTGTGTTTGATCGCAATGAAACCTTTGTATAGTGGTCTAGGCCCAATCGGTTTTTGGTTATTAGTAGCTGGTGGCGTTTCATTTACCGTTGGCGCTCTAATTTACAGCATGCGCTCCGTTCGCTTTATGCATGTTTTATGGCATCTGTTCGTGATGCTCGGCACAGGATTTATGTATTTTTCAATTCTGTTGTATGCTTAA
- a CDS encoding dihydrofolate reductase, whose translation MIAYLWAQDENGTIGYQGTLPWRLPNDLKFFKEKTIHNAVVMGRKTFEGMGKRPLPNRINIILTTDPTYEAAGVTVMHSRQEVLDFAKSYEKDTFITGGTGVFKDFLDDADVLYRTIIKGEFKGDTQFPPLNWQEWKITEATPGILDEKNRYPHVFETYVRK comes from the coding sequence ATGATTGCGTATTTATGGGCTCAAGATGAAAATGGTACAATTGGGTATCAAGGCACGTTACCGTGGCGTTTGCCGAATGATTTAAAGTTTTTTAAGGAAAAAACAATTCATAATGCCGTTGTGATGGGAAGAAAAACCTTTGAAGGTATGGGGAAACGCCCCTTACCAAATCGCATAAACATTATTTTAACTACAGATCCGACTTATGAAGCAGCTGGTGTGACTGTGATGCACAGTCGCCAAGAAGTACTGGATTTTGCTAAATCCTATGAAAAAGATACGTTTATCACTGGCGGTACAGGAGTATTTAAAGACTTTTTGGATGACGCTGATGTGTTGTATCGCACAATTATTAAAGGGGAATTTAAAGGAGATACTCAATTTCCACCTTTAAATTGGCAAGAATGGAAAATTACAGAAGCAACTCCAGGAATTTTAGATGAAAAAAATCGTTATCCTCATGTGTTTGAAACATACGTTAGAAAATAA
- a CDS encoding thymidylate synthase, translating into MEKEYLALGKKVLETGNVKTDRTGTGTKSIFGHQMRFDLSKGFPLLTTKRVPFGLIKSELLWFIKGDTNIRYLLEHNNHIWDEWAFERFVKSADYSGPDMTNFGRRAVTDADFNEIYQVELKKFCERVLTDDGFAKTYGELGNIYGSQWRHWKTTQGETIDQLKDVIQMIKETPDSRRLIVSAWNPEDVPSMALPPCHSMFQFYVADGKLSCQLYQRSGDIFLGVPFNIASYALLTHLIAHEVGLEVGDFVHTIGDAHLYSNHMNQMTEQLTRSIREFPTLKLNQEKTSIFEFDVADIQIEEYNPHPAIKAPIAV; encoded by the coding sequence GTGGAAAAAGAGTATTTAGCATTAGGAAAAAAAGTATTGGAAACAGGAAATGTCAAAACAGATCGTACTGGAACTGGAACAAAGAGCATCTTTGGCCATCAAATGCGTTTTGATTTGTCAAAAGGGTTTCCATTGCTTACAACTAAGAGAGTTCCTTTTGGATTAATTAAAAGTGAATTGTTATGGTTTATTAAAGGCGATACCAATATTCGGTATCTATTAGAGCATAATAATCATATTTGGGATGAGTGGGCATTTGAACGCTTTGTAAAAAGTGCAGATTATTCTGGTCCAGATATGACAAATTTTGGTCGTCGTGCAGTTACAGATGCCGATTTTAATGAAATCTACCAAGTAGAATTAAAAAAATTCTGCGAACGCGTTTTAACAGATGATGGCTTTGCCAAAACATATGGTGAACTAGGAAATATTTACGGTTCTCAGTGGCGTCATTGGAAAACAACTCAAGGAGAAACCATTGATCAATTAAAAGATGTGATTCAAATGATCAAAGAAACGCCTGATTCAAGACGTTTGATTGTTTCCGCTTGGAATCCAGAAGACGTTCCATCAATGGCATTGCCTCCATGTCATTCGATGTTTCAATTTTATGTAGCAGACGGAAAATTAAGTTGTCAATTGTATCAACGAAGTGGCGATATCTTTTTAGGCGTTCCTTTTAATATTGCAAGTTATGCGTTGTTGACTCATTTGATTGCGCATGAAGTAGGTTTAGAAGTAGGGGATTTTGTGCATACAATCGGAGACGCTCATTTGTATTCGAATCATATGAATCAAATGACTGAACAATTGACTCGAAGTATTCGCGAATTTCCGACGTTAAAATTAAATCAAGAAAAAACAAGTATTTTTGAATTTGATGTAGCAGATATTCAAATTGAAGAGTACAATCCACATCCAGCAATCAAAGCACCAATTGCAGTTTAA
- a CDS encoding ABC-F family ATP-binding cassette domain-containing protein, protein MKDLKVIGLTKTYGEKVLFDDISFTIKEGDRVGLIGTNGTGKSSLIRVLTGRDGSESGEIQMPKDYRIGYLEQQTQLNSEQSVFDAVFEGDTPILKALRHYEIALENLMLDSMNEAYQRAYSNAEQEMNREDAWTADTNAKTILNQLGIHDLEQKVATLSGGQKKRVGLAQVLIQAPDLLILDEPTNHLDFETITWLEKYLSNYRGSLLLVTHDRYFLDRVVNRMIELAHGKITTYTGNYEVYVKERAERMLEMEKQDQKRKQLYLKELDWMRAGAKARTTKQQARIDRFHDLEGNLNQTKTDGSVEIVMDGSRLGKRVFELVDAGLTLENHVILNNFNLLVQTKDRIGISGLNGAGKSTLLNVLAGRMVLDSGKLVVGETVKIAYYTQMTEDMDPNKRLVQYLQEVGEEIETTNGERVSVTELLEQFLFERHMHGALIGKLSGGEKRRLYLLKLLMERPNVLLLDEPTNDLDIATLTVLEDYIETFPGAVISVSHDRYFLDKSTNKLLMFEGNGQVTPYYGSITEFLKEDRTGKVETDMPIKNNNQVDSTENETKDKKKLTFVEQKEWDTIEDDIAKIEKEIETLKEAMVKSSSDFTKLQELQENVTQLEEELEVKMARWEFLSQFA, encoded by the coding sequence ATGAAAGATTTAAAAGTAATTGGCTTAACGAAAACTTATGGAGAAAAAGTTCTCTTTGATGATATTTCCTTTACTATAAAAGAAGGAGACCGAGTCGGCTTGATTGGAACGAATGGAACTGGAAAATCAAGTTTAATACGAGTGTTAACAGGACGCGATGGCAGTGAATCAGGCGAAATTCAAATGCCAAAAGACTATCGAATCGGTTATTTGGAACAACAAACACAACTAAACTCAGAACAATCAGTGTTTGATGCAGTTTTCGAAGGCGATACGCCAATTTTAAAGGCACTACGTCATTATGAAATCGCATTAGAAAATCTAATGCTAGATTCAATGAATGAAGCCTACCAAAGAGCCTATTCAAATGCGGAACAAGAAATGAACCGAGAAGATGCTTGGACAGCAGATACAAACGCTAAAACAATTTTAAATCAGTTGGGTATCCATGATTTAGAACAAAAAGTAGCCACACTTTCTGGGGGACAAAAGAAACGTGTTGGATTAGCTCAAGTATTGATCCAAGCACCAGATTTGTTGATTTTAGATGAACCAACCAACCATCTTGATTTTGAAACAATTACATGGTTGGAGAAGTATTTAAGTAATTACAGAGGCTCGTTGCTTCTTGTGACCCATGATCGTTATTTTCTAGATCGTGTTGTCAATCGTATGATTGAATTAGCCCACGGAAAAATAACTACGTATACAGGAAACTATGAAGTGTACGTTAAAGAGCGAGCAGAGCGAATGCTTGAAATGGAAAAACAAGACCAAAAGAGAAAACAACTTTATTTAAAAGAACTAGATTGGATGCGCGCTGGAGCAAAAGCTCGAACAACTAAGCAACAAGCCCGGATTGATCGCTTCCATGACTTAGAAGGCAATTTAAATCAAACTAAAACAGACGGATCTGTTGAGATTGTAATGGATGGCAGTCGTTTAGGAAAACGTGTTTTTGAATTAGTAGATGCGGGGTTAACTCTTGAAAATCATGTTATTTTAAATAACTTTAATTTATTAGTGCAAACCAAAGATCGAATTGGAATCAGTGGACTAAATGGTGCGGGGAAATCAACGTTATTAAATGTGTTGGCAGGCAGAATGGTGCTGGATAGTGGGAAATTAGTAGTTGGCGAAACGGTTAAAATTGCTTATTATACTCAAATGACAGAAGACATGGATCCTAACAAACGTCTTGTTCAGTATCTCCAAGAAGTAGGAGAAGAAATTGAAACTACTAATGGAGAGCGAGTAAGTGTGACGGAGCTGTTGGAGCAATTCTTGTTTGAACGTCACATGCACGGTGCGTTAATTGGAAAATTATCAGGTGGCGAAAAACGTCGTTTGTATCTATTGAAATTATTGATGGAGCGCCCAAATGTGTTATTATTAGATGAACCAACAAATGATTTGGATATTGCAACATTAACAGTCTTGGAAGATTATATTGAAACCTTCCCTGGTGCTGTGATTTCTGTTTCTCACGATCGTTACTTTTTAGATAAATCAACGAATAAACTACTAATGTTTGAAGGCAACGGGCAAGTGACGCCTTATTACGGCAGTATCACTGAATTTTTAAAAGAAGATCGAACAGGTAAAGTGGAAACGGATATGCCAATAAAAAATAACAATCAAGTTGATTCAACAGAAAATGAAACAAAAGATAAAAAGAAATTAACCTTTGTAGAACAAAAAGAATGGGACACGATTGAAGACGATATCGCTAAAATAGAAAAAGAGATTGAAACTTTAAAAGAAGCGATGGTAAAATCAAGCAGCGATTTTACAAAACTACAAGAATTACAAGAAAACGTTACTCAATTAGAGGAAGAACTTGAAGTGAAAATGGCCCGTTGGGAGTTTTTAAGTCAATTTGCATAA
- a CDS encoding uracil-DNA glycosylase — translation METALTKELIILGKERVKHLPVEGFVPGQGSLHPLFMLIGEAPGETEIGNLIPFSGRAGKELMKFFDRLEVSREDVYITSTVRSRPYTIKQKVSVKTGEKRTKKYNRPPTKKEIIAHAPLLDAEIQTVNPPIILTMGNIGLKRILGNVGTITELHGQLYTGPIQKLQSLNSNQFIWTEKNYRVFSTFHPAAIFYNRQLQSLIMEDLTTFKRLIH, via the coding sequence ATGGAAACAGCATTAACGAAAGAGCTGATAATATTAGGAAAAGAGCGTGTTAAGCATTTACCAGTTGAAGGTTTTGTACCAGGGCAAGGATCCTTACATCCATTGTTTATGTTGATTGGTGAAGCACCTGGTGAAACTGAAATTGGAAATTTAATTCCGTTTAGTGGGCGTGCAGGGAAAGAATTAATGAAATTTTTTGATAGGTTAGAAGTTTCAAGAGAAGATGTTTATATAACGAGTACCGTGCGAAGTAGACCTTATACAATTAAACAAAAAGTGAGTGTGAAAACAGGAGAAAAACGAACTAAAAAATACAATCGACCTCCAACAAAAAAAGAAATCATTGCGCACGCCCCATTGTTAGATGCAGAAATTCAAACTGTAAATCCGCCGATTATTTTGACTATGGGGAATATCGGATTAAAAAGAATCCTTGGGAATGTAGGGACGATTACAGAGCTTCATGGCCAGCTCTATACGGGACCCATTCAAAAATTACAATCGCTAAATTCAAACCAGTTTATATGGACAGAAAAAAACTATCGAGTCTTTTCAACGTTTCATCCTGCTGCCATTTTTTATAACCGCCAGTTGCAGTCGCTAATAATGGAAGATTTAACCACATTTAAAAGGCTGATTCATTGA
- a CDS encoding formate--tetrahydrofolate ligase, with translation MTLTDIEIAQAAKLKPIQEISEKVKLDSDDLELYGKYKAKIDFNTMKRLARQKNGKLILVTAINPTPAGEGKSTVTIGLADALSSLGKKTMIALREPSLGPTMGVKGGACGGGYAQVIPMEDINLHFTGDMHAITTANNALSAFIDNHLFQGNLLQIDSRRVIWKRVVDLNDRALRHVTIGLGGPMQGVPREDGFDITVASEIMAILCLATSLTDLKKRLARIVIGYTFQKHPVTVADLKVEGALTLLLKDALKPNLVQSIEHTPALVHGGPFANIAHGCNSVLATQTAMKLADYTVTEAGFGADLGAEKFLDIKVPQLEKAPDAIVVVATIRALKMHGGISKDQLATENVAAVKAGFSNLQKHIENMQSYGLPVVVAINEFSTDTKNETQLVKGLCRELGVEAALTAVWEKGSKGGVELANAVLMAIESGSKGFQPLYNAEETSIEEKVTKIVQQIYGGRRVLFSKKALTQLKTFKTYGWEKLPVCMAKTQYSLSDDPSLLGRPTDFDVTIREFVPKLGAGFIVALTGDVMTMPGLPKSPAALNMDVDADGKVSGLF, from the coding sequence TTGACATTAACAGACATTGAAATTGCGCAAGCAGCTAAACTAAAACCAATTCAAGAAATTTCAGAAAAAGTAAAATTAGATTCGGATGACTTAGAACTATACGGTAAATATAAAGCAAAAATAGACTTTAACACAATGAAACGTCTTGCTCGTCAAAAAAATGGTAAGTTAATCTTGGTAACAGCAATCAACCCAACTCCAGCTGGTGAAGGAAAATCAACTGTAACGATTGGATTAGCAGATGCACTTTCATCTTTAGGGAAGAAAACAATGATTGCTTTACGTGAGCCGTCCCTAGGGCCTACAATGGGCGTAAAAGGAGGGGCTTGTGGTGGTGGATATGCTCAAGTGATTCCAATGGAAGATATTAACTTGCATTTTACAGGGGATATGCACGCTATTACAACAGCAAATAATGCGTTATCAGCTTTTATTGATAATCATTTATTTCAAGGAAATCTCTTACAAATCGATTCAAGAAGAGTGATATGGAAACGCGTTGTTGATTTAAATGATCGCGCGTTGCGTCATGTGACGATTGGTTTAGGTGGCCCAATGCAAGGCGTTCCAAGAGAAGATGGATTTGATATTACGGTTGCAAGTGAAATTATGGCCATTTTATGTTTAGCAACAAGTTTAACCGATTTAAAAAAACGCTTAGCTCGAATTGTAATAGGCTACACCTTTCAAAAACACCCTGTGACGGTTGCGGATTTAAAAGTAGAAGGCGCGTTAACGTTGTTATTAAAAGATGCGTTAAAACCAAATCTCGTACAATCAATTGAACACACGCCGGCTCTGGTTCATGGCGGTCCTTTTGCCAATATTGCTCATGGTTGCAACAGCGTATTAGCCACACAAACAGCTATGAAATTAGCCGATTACACGGTTACTGAAGCAGGATTTGGTGCGGATTTAGGTGCTGAGAAGTTTTTAGATATTAAAGTTCCGCAACTTGAAAAAGCACCAGATGCAATTGTTGTTGTCGCAACAATTCGCGCACTAAAGATGCATGGTGGTATTTCTAAGGATCAATTAGCTACTGAAAATGTTGCAGCTGTAAAAGCAGGGTTTAGTAATTTACAAAAGCATATTGAGAATATGCAGTCTTATGGTTTGCCTGTAGTTGTAGCAATTAATGAATTCAGTACGGATACAAAAAATGAAACGCAATTAGTTAAGGGGTTATGCCGTGAATTAGGCGTTGAGGCAGCGTTGACAGCTGTCTGGGAAAAGGGGTCAAAAGGTGGTGTAGAGCTAGCAAACGCTGTTTTAATGGCGATTGAATCAGGTTCAAAAGGGTTCCAACCATTGTACAACGCAGAAGAAACGTCAATCGAAGAAAAAGTCACCAAAATTGTTCAACAAATTTATGGTGGACGTAGAGTGCTATTTTCTAAAAAAGCCTTAACTCAACTAAAAACATTTAAAACTTATGGATGGGAAAAATTACCTGTTTGTATGGCGAAAACACAATATTCATTATCAGATGATCCTTCTCTTTTAGGTAGACCAACTGATTTTGATGTGACGATTCGAGAATTTGTACCTAAACTAGGAGCGGGCTTTATCGTTGCGTTAACAGGAGATGTGATGACGATGCCAGGCTTACCTAAAAGCCCAGCGGCATTAAATATGGATGTTGATGCAGATGGAAAAGTTTCGGGTTTATTCTAA
- a CDS encoding cold-shock protein gives METGTVKWFSNDKGYGFIEYNDGEDIFVHFTGIEGDGFKTLTEGQTVVFTIVEGTRGPQATKVTIE, from the coding sequence ATGGAAACTGGGACTGTAAAATGGTTTAGTAATGACAAAGGATACGGATTTATTGAATACAATGATGGGGAAGATATTTTCGTACACTTCACTGGAATTGAAGGCGATGGATTTAAAACATTAACTGAAGGACAAACAGTCGTCTTTACGATTGTTGAAGGAACTAGAGGTCCTCAAGCTACTAAAGTAACGATTGAATAA